The Endozoicomonas sp. 4G DNA segment CGCTGACCCGAACTCAATTGTCCATACAAATACCTATAATATGGCGGTCAATCATGTTTTAAGCGACGCTATAACGATATATGAAATTGTTGCATTACTCAGTTTTGGTGCAGATCCTTATGCTGACAATGAATGGGAGGTTACTCATGCGTCAGCTGACCAAAGGTGGCTGCATTTAGTCGTGTATTTTTATTATTATTGGGGTGAGTTGTTAGATCGCACTACTTTTAAAGCTCCCAGGGATACTTCCGAACTTACTGCCATTGTTTGGTTATTTCCTGTCCTATTTATTCATTCTTTGGTTGTTTTGATGGACAATCATGTTGATTCAAAAGATGTGCTTTCGATATTACCAGAAGGATTAAAAAGCTTATACCAACATTCTTGCGGACATGACATAGGCGATAAAAGGTTTGTAAGGTGAGATCTGATCTAATCCAGACTTTTCTTAAATCGTTTTGCTGCAACCACTAATCCAACGATAGTAAAAATACTCAGGTAAGCTACATCTGTCGTCATATCGCGTAACTCTGCACCTCTTAAAACAATACCCCTCATCAACCGCATATAGTGGGTTGCAGGCAAGAGTTCGGACAACCATTGAGCCGCTCTTGGCATGCCTTCATAAGGAAACATAAACCCTGACAACAGAATGGAAGGCAGCAGAATGAAAATGGTCATTTGTGAAGCCTGCAATTGCGTTTGTGCACAGGTGGAGATAATCAGTCCCACGGTCAGACTGGCTACAATAAACAGCATCGTAGCCAGCAACATCTCGAAAATACTGCCGACAAAGGGTACATTAAAAATCAGGTGACCCAGTGACATAATAATGCCGGTCTGAATAAAACCTGCAAAAATATAGGGAACGATCTTGCCAATCATCAGCTCTATTGGGTGGACCGGTGTCGCGATCAGCAGTTCCAGGTTCCCCCTTTCCCGTTCGCGTACCAACGCGGCAGCAGTGAACATAATCATCGTCATGGTGAGAATAACGCCCACCAGACCAGGAACCGTATTAACGGCAGATCGTTGCTCCGGGTTGTAATAAAGAGCCACTCTGAAAAGCTCTCTCGAGGACTTCGGCTGAATGCCTGTGACGGCTGAAAAAGGCATTCTCTGGAGCTTGATAATGGCTGCGCTGATCGTGGGGTCTGAACCGTCCACCAGCCACTGTGCGGGTACTCTGCCATCCACTAGCCGCTGGTTGAAGTCAGATGGAATAACCAGGGCAGCACTGATTTTTCCGTCTTGCAGTGCCTCTTCTGCCTCCTGCGGGAGCGCATCATGACGAACAATTCTGATCACCTGGGTCGCCCTCACTGCATCCACAAGCGCCCGGCTGAAGTAAGTTTGGCTGTTATCGACAATACCGACCGGTATCTCTCTGACATCGGTATTGATAGCGAAGCCAAATAGCAGCAATTCAACCAGGGGGATAATGACGATCATGGCAAAGGTGGCGTGATCACGTGACAGCT contains these protein-coding regions:
- a CDS encoding ABC transporter permease — translated: MAKPSGLKGITNSLQRIFSILMKEFRQLSRDHATFAMIVIIPLVELLLFGFAINTDVREIPVGIVDNSQTYFSRALVDAVRATQVIRIVRHDALPQEAEEALQDGKISAALVIPSDFNQRLVDGRVPAQWLVDGSDPTISAAIIKLQRMPFSAVTGIQPKSSRELFRVALYYNPEQRSAVNTVPGLVGVILTMTMIMFTAAALVRERERGNLELLIATPVHPIELMIGKIVPYIFAGFIQTGIIMSLGHLIFNVPFVGSIFEMLLATMLFIVASLTVGLIISTCAQTQLQASQMTIFILLPSILLSGFMFPYEGMPRAAQWLSELLPATHYMRLMRGIVLRGAELRDMTTDVAYLSIFTIVGLVVAAKRFKKSLD